Proteins encoded by one window of Microplitis demolitor isolate Queensland-Clemson2020A chromosome 6, iyMicDemo2.1a, whole genome shotgun sequence:
- the LOC103579152 gene encoding melatonin receptor type 1A, with protein MNMTAMRSVTTLGSLMTTDDSDRMTMTMSSTTLVDLLGGIDVKISMDRSKTNIFDSDLDVSPVTLSSDWSRVARLLLLASLAVVGSVGNVFMISAIMVEDHLKKRGNAFLVNVALADLLVTGLVIPASAIVILAGHEESLSICRFEWTLEALCFLVTVLTLATIAGENYARLCLPAEKYEALTPSRVTATIFVIWVISGIVVGLQSSLDLGPDFCGRKFNPVTIPQIIGAFFLVLLPALLTPIIYLRLILRVRRAVRGSFKPPASFSWDYELMKTNIYSFTLFTIFWLPFGSAILTTARRPVSARIFYNLAWFALSKSCINSLVYCVFDRHFRNAYVKLFHYCCCKTTVSFSRRPRGDGSRSSGDVRLRVHIIHSYASPASCRPNVARPNGRDVYEL; from the exons atgaatatgacAGCGATGAGAAGTGTTACGACGTTGGGTTCGTTGATGACCACCGATGACAGTGATAGAATGACAATGACCATGTCCAGCACCACGTTGGTGGACTTGCTGGGAGGAATTGACGTTAAAATATCGATGGACAGAAGTAAAACGAATATATTTGACAGCGATCTTGATGTCTCCCCGGTTACACTGTCGTCTGATTGGTCTAGAGTGGCTCGACTTTTACTACTTGCATCGCTCGCTGTCGTCGGCAGCGTTGGAAATGTTTTTATGATATCTGCTATCATGGTCGAGGATCATTTGAAAAAACGag gtAATGCATTCTTGGTCAATGTCGCGCTCGCTGATTTACTAGTAACTGGACTAGTTATACCAGCATCAGCAATTGTGATTCTTGCTGGTCACGAAGAGTCACTCAGTATATGTCGATTTGAATGGACACTCGAGGCTTTGTGTTTTCTCGTAACTGTTTTAACATTAGCGACAATTGCCGGTGAAAATTATGCGCGTCTCTGTTTACCTGctgaaaa atATGAAGCATTGACACCAAGTCGTGTAACGGCGACGATATTTGTGATATGGGTGATATCAGGAATAGTAGTAGGACTGCAGTCATCGCTAGACTTGGGTCCCGATTTTTGTGGTCGTAAATTTAATCCGGTGACAATACCGCAGATAATAGGGGCATTTTTTCTAGTACTATTACCGGCACTGCTGACACCAATTATTTATCTGCGATTGATATTACGCGTGCGTCGTGCAGTCCGAGGTTCATTCAAGCCACCGGCATCCTTCTCATGGGATTATGAGTTAATGAAGACCAATATATACAGCTTTACCCTTTTCACAATATTCTGGCTGCCCTTTGGCTCGGCAATATTAACGACTGCCCGTCGACCCGTAAGTGCCAGGATCTTTTACAATCTCGCTTGGTTTGCTTTATCCAAGTCTTGCATTAATAGTCTTGTTTACTGCGTATTCGATCGGCATTTTCGTAATGCTTATGTTAAATTATTCCACTATTGTTGCTGTAAGACAACGGTCAGCTTCTCACGCAGACCTAGGGGTGATGGGTCAAGATCTTCGGGGGATGTTAGACTACGGGTCCACATTATTCATTCGTACGCAAGTCCCGCTTCTTGTCGGCCAAATGTCGCGAGACCTAATGGCAGAGACGTTTatgaactttaa